Proteins encoded together in one Prionailurus viverrinus isolate Anna chromosome B1, UM_Priviv_1.0, whole genome shotgun sequence window:
- the PACRGL gene encoding PACRG-like protein isoform X2: protein MQKSECHGGVQLRNRGADNCDQRTSSSIQIKHRTAVQQGKSSSSTSSPESARKFHPRPSDKLNPKTINPFGEQSRAPSAFAAIYSKGGIPCRLVHGSVKHRLQWECPPENLPFDPLLITLAEGLRETKHPYTFVSKEGFRELLLVQGAPEKAVPLLPRLVPVLKAALVHLDDDVFARGLNALVQLSVVVGPSLNDHLKHLLTSLSKRLRDKKFKEPITSALQKLEQHGGSGSLIIIKSKIPTYCSICC from the exons ATGCAGAAATCAGAGTGCCACGGAGGCGTTCAGCTGAGAAACAGAGGGGCAG ataaCTGTGATCAAAGGACATCATCGAGCATACAAATTAAACATAGGACTGCAGTTCAACAAGGCAAATCCTCATCATCAACCAGTTCTCCAGAGTCTGCAAGAAAATTTCATCCTCGACCAAGTGATAAACTTAACCCTAAGACAATTAACCCG tttggtgAACAGTCCCGAGCCCCTTCTGCATTTGCGGCTATTTACTCTAAAGGAGGTATTCCTTGCAG ATTGGTCCATGGTTCAGTGAAACACAGATTGCAGTGGGAATGTCCTCCTGAAAATCTTCCATTTGATCCTCTTCTTATTACTTTAGCAGAG GGTTTGAGAGAGACTAAACATCCATACACCTTCGTGTCAAAGGAGGGATTTAGAGAATTACTTTTGGTCCAGGGAGCTCCTGAAAAAGCTGTGCCTTTGCTTCCAAGACTGGTTCCTGTGCTAAAGGCGGCTCTG GTACACCTGGATGATGACGTGTTTGCAAGAGGTCTGAATGCTCTCGTGCAGCTAAGTGTCGTCGTTGGTCCTTCTCTGAATGACCATCTGAAACATCTGCTGACAAGT ctttccaaGAGACTGAGGGATAAGAAATTCAAAGAGCCCATCACCAGTGCATTACAGAAGCTAGAGCAGCATGGTGGGAGT GGAAGCCTTATCATCATCAAATCTAAAATTCCAACATATTGTTCCATATGCTGTTGA
- the PACRGL gene encoding PACRG-like protein isoform X1, whose product MRGDCDNICSTKQSLPFHFLPPLLPLYTTLLMLFNEKILKRVVECKMKREREAMQKSECHGGVQLRNRGADNCDQRTSSSIQIKHRTAVQQGKSSSSTSSPESARKFHPRPSDKLNPKTINPFGEQSRAPSAFAAIYSKGGIPCRLVHGSVKHRLQWECPPENLPFDPLLITLAEGLRETKHPYTFVSKEGFRELLLVQGAPEKAVPLLPRLVPVLKAALVHLDDDVFARGLNALVQLSVVVGPSLNDHLKHLLTSLSKRLRDKKFKEPITSALQKLEQHGGSGSLIIIKSKIPTYCSICC is encoded by the exons ATGAGAGGTGACTGCGATAATATTTGTAGCACAAAGCAGTCCTTACCTTTTCACTTCCTTCCACCATTATTACCTCTTTACACCACCCTCCTCAtgttatttaatgaaaaaatacttaaaagagtTGTTGAGTGTAAGATGAA GCGTGAAAGGGAAGCAATGCAGAAATCAGAGTGCCACGGAGGCGTTCAGCTGAGAAACAGAGGGGCAG ataaCTGTGATCAAAGGACATCATCGAGCATACAAATTAAACATAGGACTGCAGTTCAACAAGGCAAATCCTCATCATCAACCAGTTCTCCAGAGTCTGCAAGAAAATTTCATCCTCGACCAAGTGATAAACTTAACCCTAAGACAATTAACCCG tttggtgAACAGTCCCGAGCCCCTTCTGCATTTGCGGCTATTTACTCTAAAGGAGGTATTCCTTGCAG ATTGGTCCATGGTTCAGTGAAACACAGATTGCAGTGGGAATGTCCTCCTGAAAATCTTCCATTTGATCCTCTTCTTATTACTTTAGCAGAG GGTTTGAGAGAGACTAAACATCCATACACCTTCGTGTCAAAGGAGGGATTTAGAGAATTACTTTTGGTCCAGGGAGCTCCTGAAAAAGCTGTGCCTTTGCTTCCAAGACTGGTTCCTGTGCTAAAGGCGGCTCTG GTACACCTGGATGATGACGTGTTTGCAAGAGGTCTGAATGCTCTCGTGCAGCTAAGTGTCGTCGTTGGTCCTTCTCTGAATGACCATCTGAAACATCTGCTGACAAGT ctttccaaGAGACTGAGGGATAAGAAATTCAAAGAGCCCATCACCAGTGCATTACAGAAGCTAGAGCAGCATGGTGGGAGT GGAAGCCTTATCATCATCAAATCTAAAATTCCAACATATTGTTCCATATGCTGTTGA